A region of Argentina anserina chromosome 5, drPotAnse1.1, whole genome shotgun sequence DNA encodes the following proteins:
- the LOC126794967 gene encoding uncharacterized protein LOC126794967, whose amino-acid sequence METEKRGSIAFFSTYRPPVPLDIFSCPLAPTSSPDDELEHRMTDGKSYNYSGQDIPPAALIKIFNHTSLAFRRNQDDVNSGRVSGMVFVSEREDLELLHIALRFKDVNPPRLEVYSLADVFPRSPCPFNGVRMEDSGCFTHDHLIFVSTKEPATERRQPWTAVYKTNLKTGKTDRLTPGEHADLSPSVSPSGKKIAVASFEGKKGGWAGEIEDLRTNIYVMNVEEPYNRTKVVENGGWPTWGSDDVIFFHRKDDHKHTTTEDSKVINFWGVYRADISSGVVMRVTPDSFDAFTPAAINATTVAVATIRQNSKFSDVREEAQYRHIEIFSSEGGQEPKQITQKTRPMADHFNPFVIGGGKRIGYHRCTSDVLDNEEEIKRQFQTVISPDRNIGLFRVGGGFPTFSQDGSKLAFVDNDFKIVYVLDNERLYEANELTPNSIFSPVWNQCDKKDTLYVCIGPSFSADETVDIHAIRNVSRGRRQTQPLTDGFNNAFPSTNPEGTRLVFRSTKDGYKNLYIMENAEEGALDGAEVTRLTDGNWTDTQCQWSPSGNWIVFSSNRDKPEGAPEKDHGLDSGYFAIYLVNPDDPDHVCIRVITSGNDIGGHVNHPFFSPDGLSIVVTSDLAGVSVDPISLPIFVHSARPYGDIFTIDIDLDDINKTVKTFNRITHSRYENSTGTWTRFSTMQNRAARNLLKHKEFTKACPCPHLGGNESWHMTGHLVVPKGCS is encoded by the exons ATGGAGACAGAAAAGAGAGGTAGCATTGCCTTCTTTTCAACATACCGACCACCGGTGCCGCTTGACATATTCTCTTGCCCACTTGCACCAACATCGAGTCCAGATGATGAGCTCGAGCATCGCATGACTGATGGGAAGTCCTACAATTACAGTGGCCAAGACATCCCACCCGCCGCCcttatcaaaattttcaacCACACAAGTTTGGCTTTCCGACGGAACCAGGATGATGTCAATTCCGGCCGTGTCTCAGGCATGGTTTTCGTCTCTGAACGAGAAGACCTCGAATTGCTTCACATAGCTCTCCGCTTCAAAGATGTCAATCCACCCAGACTCGAAGTGTACAGCTTAGCAGATGTTTTCCCCAGATCCCCATGTCCATTCAATGGTGTTCGGATGGAAGACAGTGGTTGCTTTACCCATGATCATCTCATCTTTGTCAGCACCAAGGAACCTGCTACTGAACGTCGTCAGCCTTGGACTGCCGTTTATAAAACCAATCTTAAGACCGGAAAAACCGACCGCCTCACACCAGGAG AGCATGCTGATTTAAGCCCCTCAGTGTCACCGTCTGGGAAGAAGATAGCGGTGGCGTCGTTTGAGGGAAAGAAGGGTGGGTGGGCAGGCGAAATCGAAGATCTAAGGACTAACATCTATGTCATGAACGTAGAGGAGCCCTACAATCGCACTAAGGTTGTAGAGAATGGCGGGTGGCCAACTTGGGGAAGTGACGATGTCATATTCTTCCACCGCAAGGATGATCATAAGCATACAACAACAGAGGATTCGAAAGTAATCAATTTTTGGGGCGTGTATCGAGCTGATATTAGCAGTGGTGTTGTTATGCGCGTGACCCCGGATAGCTTTGATGCTTTCACACCGGCAGCCATCAACGCCACCACAGTAGCTGTTGCCACTATTCGCCAGAACTCAAAGTTCAGTGATGTTCGTGAGGAAGCACAATATCGACATATAGAGATTTTTTCTTCAGAAGGAGGACAAGAACCCAAGCAAATCACTCAAAAAACCAGACCGATGGCTGACCATTTCAACCCTTTTGTGATAGGTGGTGGGAAGCGGATCGGCTACCACCGTTGCACGAGTGACGTTCTTGAC AATGAAGAAGAGATCAAAAGACAGTTTCAAACAGTCATTTCTCCGGATCGAAATATAGGACTCTTTAGGGTCGGTGGAGGATTTCCAACATTTTCCCAAGATGGATCTAAGCTTGCATTTGTTGACAATGATTTCAAGATCGTCTACGTACTTGACAACGAACGTCTATATGAAGCTAACGAG CTAACTCCAAACAGCATCTTCTCGCCAGTTTGGAACCAGTGTGATAAAAAAGACAcattatatgtatgtataggACCTTCTTTCAGTGCCGATGAAACTGTAGACATCCACGCCATTCGAAATGTGTCCAGGGGTAGAAGGCAAACTCAACCGCTCACTGATGGGTTCAATAATGCCTTCCCATCCACCAATCCAGAAg GGACGAGATTAGTTTTCCGATCAACAAAAGATGGATACAAGAATCTATACATAATGGAAAACGCAGAAGAAGGCGCGCTTGATGGAGCAGAAGTAACAAGGCTAACAGATGGGAACTGGACCGACACACAATGTCAATGGTCTCCTAGTGGAAATTGGATAGTATTTTCGTCAAACCGCGACAAGCCTGAAGGTGCACCGGAAAAAGACCATGGTCTAGACTCAGGTTACTTTGCGATATATTTAGTTAATCCTGATGATCCAGATCATGTGTGCATAAGAGTGATAACAAGTGGGAATGACATTGGAGGGCATGTGAACCATCCATTCTTCAGTCCAGATGGTCTTAGCATTGTGGTAACTTCAGATCTTGCTGGAGTCTCGGTTGATCCCATATCTTTGCCTATTTTTGTCCATTCAGCAAGGCCTTATGGAGACATCTTCACGATCGACATCGACTTGGATGACATAAACAAGACTGTGAAGACGTTTAACCGCATCACACACAGTAGATATGAAAATTCCACGGGTACTTGGACACGCTTCTCAACTATGCAAAACAGAGCAGCACGGAACCTTCTTAAACACAAAGAATTCACAAAGGCATGCCCTTGTCCACATCTTGGTGGAAACGAAAGTTGGCATATGACAGGCCACCTCGTCGTTCCAAAAGGATGTTCTTGA
- the LOC126794271 gene encoding uncharacterized protein LOC126794271 — protein MQPECEFPYSQFSYQQRKFQFSWFKDNPWLEYSEAKDMAYCFPCFLFATENPLNKAFIIEGFKNWKRTVPSDNAFLNHVGGITSSHNSAMQKWDALRNPSSQIEPIFSSKSAKDIEDNQLRLIASIESVRYLASQGIAFRGHDESEESLNQGPFRQLIKSFRRVSLDIKRVIENAPKNSKYISPSIKKDILNILGNQVRGMICEEVGAAKYCLLVDEAIDVSNKEQIAIILRFFDSLGKVRERFFKIVSVPNTSSQTLKDEISKVLTQDKLQVRNMRGQGYDGASNMRGIYKGLQALFLEECPYAYYVHCFAHRLQLTLNATAKGVHEIWKFFSMLSLIVNFMNSSGKRHSALKAARKEEIADLVACGELETDTGANQIFSMQQAGATRWGSHYRSIRGLIEFFGASKTTLVYMSEQGPVDLQREAGDVLKAMRKFVFVFCLLLMNKVMKITETLSQTLQQKSLDFVQAMRFVKHTKELLGDLRKDGWADFFEHVESFCKKHEIKMPDMHASTSHRSSITNEHHYRVDIFNALIDFQLSELDGRFSEQATDLLSLASTLDPHSNFSKFKTELFLDLARKYYPEDFDYGEMLSLESKCAYYEKDMLDDAMFKNFSSICELCPLLVQTRKSEFYPMLYRLICLVLTLPVSTATTERAFSAMNYIKNKLRNKME, from the coding sequence ATGCAACCTGAATGTGAGTTCCCTTACTCTCAATTTAGTTATCAACAACGCAAGTTTCAGTTTTCTTGGTTTAAAGATAATCCATGGCTTGAGTATTCAGAAGCTAAGGATATGGCATATTGTTTTCCTTGTTTCCTTTTTGCTACTGAAAATCCTTTGAACAAAGCATTCATCATTGAAGGGTTCAAAAATTGGAAGAGGACTGTGCCTAGTGATAATGCTTTTCTGAATCATGTAGGAGGAATTACATCATCACATAATAGTGCAATGCAAAAGTGGGATGCATTACGAAACCCATCTAGCCAAATTGAGCCAATCTTTAGTTCAAAATCAGCAAAAGATATAGAGGATAACCAGTTAAGGCTCATAGCTTCTATAGAGAGTGTTAGATATCTAGCTAGCCAAGGAATTGCCTTTAGAGGCCATGATGAATCCGAAGAGTCATTGAATCAAGGACCTTTTAGGCAGCTTATCAAATCCTTTAGAAGAGTTAGTCTAGATATTAAAAGAGTTATAGAAAATGCTCCTAAAAATTCCAAGTATATTAGTCCTTCAATTAAAAAAGACATTCTTAATATTCTTGGTAACCAAGTGAGGGGTATGATTTGTGAAGAAGTTGGGGCTGCAAAATATTGTCTTCTTGTTGATGAAGCTATAGATGTTTCTAATAAGGAACAAATAGCGATTATTTTAAGATTTTTTGATTCTCTAGGTAAGGTTCGAGAACGTTTTTTTAAGATTGTAAGTGTTCCAAACACAAGCTCACAAACTCTTAAAGATGAAATATCTAAGGTTCTTACTCAGGACAAGCTTCAAGTTAGAAATATGCGTGGTCAAGGCTATGATGGTGCTAGCAACATGAGAGGCATTTATAAAGGTTTACAAGCATTATTTCTTGAAGAGTGTCCTTATGCTTATTATGTGCATTGTTTTGCTCATCGTCTGCAACTAACACTAAATGCTACTGCCAAGGGGGTACATGAAATTTGGAAATTCTTTTCCATGTTAAGTTTGATTGTGAACTTTATGAACTCTTCCGGCAAGCGTCACTCGGCCTTGAAAGCTGctagaaaagaagaaattgcAGACTTGGTGGCTTGTGGTGAACTTGAAACCGATACAGGGGCCAATCAGATTTTTAGTATGCAACAAGCTGGTGCTACTCGTTGGGGCTCACATTATCGTTCAATTAGGGGTTTGATTGAATTTTTTGGTGCATCTAAAACAACTCTTGTTTATATGAGTGAGCAGGGACCAGTGGATCTTCAAAGAGAGGCTGGAGATGTTCTCAAAGCAATGCGGAAGtttgtctttgttttttgtttgcttCTCATGAACAAGGTAATGAAAATTACTGAGACTCTTTCTCAGACATTGCAGCAAAAGTCTCTTGATTTTGTTCAAGCTATGCGGTTTGTGAAACATACAAAAGAATTGCTTGGAGACCTAAGGAAAGATGGATGGGCTGATTTCTTTGAACATGTGGAATCATTTTGTAAGAAACATGAAATTAAAATGCCTGATATGCATGCTAGTACATCTCATCGGTCTTCTATCACTAATGAGCATCATTACCGTGTTGATATATTTAATGCTCTAATTGATTTTCAGCTAAGTGAGTTGGATGGAAGATTTTCAGAGCAAGCAACAGATCTTCTTAGTCTTGCTTCAACCTTGGATCCTCATTCTAATTTCAGTAAGTTTAAAACTGAACTTTTTCTTGATCTTGCAAGAAAATATTATCCTGAAGATTTTGATTATGGTGAGATGCTTTCTCTTGAGTCAAAGTGTGCATACTATGAAAAAGACATGCTTGATGATGCTATGTTTAAGAATTTTTCATCTATTTGTGAGCTGTGTCCATTGTTGGTCCAAACAAGAAAGTCAGAATTTTATCCAATGCTTTATAGATTGATTTGTCTAGTTTTGACTCTTCCGGTATCTACAGCAACAACTGAAAGAGCATTTTCAGCCATGAACTACATCAAGAACAAGCTTAGAAATAAGATGGAATGA